One window of the Conexibacter sp. SYSU D00693 genome contains the following:
- a CDS encoding deoxyribodipyrimidine photo-lyase: MSDARTIVWLRRDLRVHDHPALAEAAAAGTAVPVFVLDDALLRGRCASAARTAWMLDCLRVLDEELRERGSALVVRHGPPERVLVELAREAQAAAVAWTSDVSPYARARDARVTEALRGAGVEARPRPGTYVTDPNRLRAPDGGPFGVFARFERLHREAPRRDVLPAPEHLAPLPDGLDPGRVPQVGELGDLPGPLVPEPIREPGERAARAALDDWVADGLAHYAERRPAQPGDQRGMARVQVSVLSPYLRWGCLSARECEARALDAGGTGATAWRRQLAWRDFHAHVLLLRPGNAHHEHREELRGTLEFDHDADRLAAWQEGRTGFPLVDAGMRQLRATGWMHNRVRLVAGSFLTKDLHLDWRLGEQWFARLLLDGEPAQNNGNWQWIAGTGVDPQPAYRRIYNPARQRAAFDPAGAYVRHWVPELRDVPDDALDEPGTLAPGYPLPIVDHLAERREALRRYGEARERGAAAG, encoded by the coding sequence ATGAGCGACGCACGGACCATCGTCTGGCTCCGCCGCGACCTGCGGGTCCACGACCACCCCGCGCTGGCCGAGGCGGCGGCCGCCGGCACCGCCGTGCCGGTCTTCGTGCTCGACGACGCGCTGCTGCGCGGGCGGTGTGCGAGCGCCGCGCGGACGGCCTGGATGCTCGACTGCCTGCGGGTGCTCGACGAGGAGCTGCGCGAGCGCGGCAGCGCGCTCGTCGTGCGCCACGGCCCCCCCGAGCGGGTGCTCGTGGAGCTCGCGCGCGAGGCGCAGGCGGCCGCGGTCGCGTGGACCAGCGACGTCTCCCCCTACGCGCGAGCGCGCGACGCGCGGGTGACCGAGGCGCTGCGCGGCGCCGGCGTCGAGGCCCGTCCGCGCCCGGGCACCTACGTCACCGACCCCAACCGGCTGCGCGCGCCCGACGGCGGCCCGTTCGGCGTCTTCGCGCGCTTCGAGCGCCTGCACCGCGAGGCGCCGCGGCGCGACGTGCTCCCCGCGCCCGAGCACCTCGCGCCGCTGCCCGACGGCCTGGACCCGGGCCGCGTCCCCCAGGTCGGCGAGCTCGGCGACCTCCCCGGGCCGCTCGTGCCCGAGCCGATCCGGGAGCCCGGCGAGCGCGCCGCCCGCGCCGCCCTGGACGACTGGGTCGCCGACGGCCTCGCCCACTACGCCGAGCGCCGGCCCGCGCAGCCGGGCGACCAGCGCGGCATGGCGCGGGTGCAGGTCTCCGTCCTGTCGCCCTACCTGCGCTGGGGCTGCCTGAGCGCGCGCGAGTGCGAGGCCCGCGCGCTCGACGCGGGCGGGACGGGCGCGACCGCGTGGCGCCGCCAGCTCGCGTGGCGCGACTTCCACGCCCACGTCCTGCTCCTGCGTCCGGGCAACGCCCACCACGAGCACCGCGAGGAGCTCCGCGGGACCCTCGAGTTCGACCACGACGCCGACCGCCTCGCCGCCTGGCAGGAGGGCCGCACCGGCTTCCCGCTCGTCGACGCCGGGATGCGCCAGCTGCGCGCGACGGGCTGGATGCACAACCGCGTCCGGCTCGTCGCCGGCTCGTTCCTCACCAAGGACCTCCACCTCGACTGGCGGCTGGGCGAGCAGTGGTTCGCCCGGCTGCTGCTCGACGGCGAGCCCGCGCAGAACAACGGCAACTGGCAGTGGATCGCCGGCACCGGCGTCGACCCGCAGCCGGCCTACCGTCGCATCTACAACCCCGCCCGCCAGCGCGCGGCCTTCGACCCGGCCGGCGCGTACGTGCGGCACTGGGTGCCCGAGCTGCGCGACGTCCCCGACGACGCGCTCGACGAGCCCGGCACGCTTGCGCCCGGCTACCCTCTGCCGATCGTCGACCACCTCGCCGAGCGCCGGGAGGCCCTGCGCCGCTACGGCGAGGCGCGCGAGCGCGGGGCGGCCGCGGGCTAG
- a CDS encoding putative quinol monooxygenase: protein MFGLIGKFQAQPGKRDDLLAIFAEEIGEMPGCRSYVVAADEADPDTIWITEVWDDEELHKASLELPEVQDTITRARPLIAGIEQVARTRPASGV from the coding sequence GTGTTCGGCCTCATCGGGAAGTTCCAGGCGCAGCCCGGCAAGCGCGACGACCTCCTGGCGATCTTCGCCGAGGAGATCGGCGAGATGCCGGGCTGCCGGTCCTACGTCGTCGCCGCCGACGAGGCGGACCCCGACACGATCTGGATCACCGAGGTCTGGGACGACGAGGAGCTCCACAAGGCGTCGCTCGAGCTCCCCGAGGTGCAGGACACCATCACGCGCGCGCGGCCCCTCATCGCCGGCATCGAGCAGGTCGCGCGCACCCGGCCGGCCTCCGGCGTCTAG
- a CDS encoding dihydrofolate reductase family protein, whose amino-acid sequence MQIIVNDFISLDGVVQAPGGPDEDRDGGFAHGGWSHPYFDVEAMGSVFDELMGSADVLLYGRGTWQNMAAAWPERAGDPFADAINSAEKLVLSRTLTDADMTWEGSRLLPADDAIGALRELKEQRDGRMLLLGSPTVATQLFEADLVDELVLMLEPILLGGGKSIFPQDGAARPLELAQVKQASTGVLICTYRVVRG is encoded by the coding sequence ATGCAGATCATCGTGAACGACTTCATCTCCCTCGACGGCGTCGTCCAGGCGCCCGGCGGCCCCGACGAGGACCGCGACGGCGGCTTCGCCCACGGCGGCTGGTCGCACCCGTACTTCGACGTCGAGGCCATGGGCTCGGTCTTCGACGAGCTCATGGGCTCGGCCGACGTGCTGCTCTACGGGCGCGGCACCTGGCAGAACATGGCCGCCGCCTGGCCCGAGCGCGCCGGCGACCCGTTCGCCGACGCGATCAACAGCGCGGAGAAGCTCGTGCTCTCGCGCACGCTGACCGACGCGGACATGACCTGGGAGGGCTCGCGCCTGCTGCCGGCCGACGACGCGATCGGCGCCCTGCGCGAGCTCAAGGAGCAGCGCGACGGGCGCATGCTGCTGCTCGGCTCCCCGACCGTGGCCACCCAGCTCTTCGAGGCCGACCTCGTCGACGAGCTCGTCCTCATGCTCGAGCCGATCCTCCTCGGCGGCGGCAAGTCGATCTTCCCGCAGGACGGGGCCGCCCGCCCGCTCGAGCTCGCCCAGGTCAAGCAGGCGAGCACCGGCGTGCTCATCTGCACCTACCGGGTCGTGCGCGGCTGA
- a CDS encoding GlxA family transcriptional regulator: MPPSPPPLRIRIVATPDSTATPLAGLYESLSTVEGLTAPEDRLRADRRPFDVAIVAEQAGILTTASGLAITAHESIDDAEEVDVVIVPSMAFGRDEEWTAGRYPRLVRWLREAYERGAVLCSACTGANLTAETGLLDGHHATVHWISERDFQRRHPDVVLRPDEVLVVSGDGGRLITSGAATAWHDLALHLVATYVGPATALAAARFLLIQFHQDGQTPFQVFDPPSDHGDAAVLAAQRAIDDRYAIAAPVDEMVRASGLAPRTFARRFKAATGLTPIAYVQHIRVERAKRLLEASGEPIDDISWAVGYEDPAAFRRLFKRLTSLTPGAYRQRFRLPALGAAA; the protein is encoded by the coding sequence GTGCCGCCTTCGCCGCCGCCGCTGCGCATCCGCATCGTCGCGACGCCCGACTCGACAGCGACGCCGCTCGCCGGGCTGTACGAGAGCCTGAGCACGGTCGAGGGCCTGACCGCCCCCGAGGACCGCCTGCGCGCCGACCGCCGGCCCTTCGACGTCGCGATCGTCGCCGAGCAGGCCGGCATCCTCACGACCGCCAGCGGCCTTGCCATCACCGCGCACGAGTCCATCGACGACGCGGAGGAGGTCGACGTGGTCATCGTCCCCTCGATGGCCTTCGGCCGCGACGAGGAGTGGACGGCCGGGCGCTACCCGCGGCTCGTGCGGTGGCTGCGCGAGGCCTACGAGCGCGGCGCGGTCCTGTGCTCGGCGTGCACCGGCGCGAACCTGACGGCGGAGACCGGACTGCTCGACGGCCACCATGCGACCGTCCACTGGATCTCCGAGCGCGACTTCCAGCGCCGCCACCCCGACGTCGTGCTGCGCCCCGACGAGGTGCTGGTCGTCTCGGGCGACGGGGGCCGCCTCATCACCTCCGGCGCCGCGACTGCCTGGCACGACCTCGCCCTGCACCTCGTCGCCACGTACGTCGGCCCCGCCACCGCGCTGGCCGCGGCCCGCTTCCTGCTCATCCAGTTCCACCAGGACGGCCAGACGCCGTTCCAGGTGTTCGACCCGCCCAGCGACCACGGCGACGCGGCGGTGCTCGCCGCGCAGCGCGCGATCGACGACCGGTACGCGATCGCCGCGCCGGTCGACGAGATGGTCCGCGCGTCGGGCCTCGCGCCGCGGACGTTCGCCCGGCGGTTCAAGGCGGCCACCGGCTTGACGCCCATCGCCTACGTCCAGCACATCCGCGTCGAGCGGGCCAAGCGGCTGCTCGAGGCGAGCGGCGAGCCCATCGACGACATCAGCTGGGCCGTCGGCTACGAGGACCCGGCCGCGTTCCGCCGGCTGTTCAAGCGCCTGACCAGCCTCACACCCGGCGCCTACCGGCAGCGCTTCCGCCTGCCAGCCCTCGGCGCCGCCGCCTGA
- a CDS encoding FAD-binding oxidoreductase produces the protein MPSRLLSSDAAVLLAERVRGDVLGPDHPGYDAARRVWNGMVDRRPLAITRCADAHDVAAAVRFAVEHDLPLAVRGGGHNVAGTAVCDDGVVVDLSPMRDVRLDTARGTVHVAGGATWGDVDAVTAPQGLAAPGGVVSETGVTGLALSGGVSHQRRRDGMTIDNLVSAQVVLADGRQVRASADEHPELFWALRGGGGNFGVVVALELRVHPLGPEVFALNVAYPVADARRVLRGWRDLVAGAPDELTTAGLIWSLPDVEALPAALRGAPYVGVAGLWAGDPDDGERVTRALRRLAEPLVDLSGVVPYAELQRSLDPYFPAGRRYYWKALYLSTLADDAVELTVGRSEQRPSADTLVIIRHCGGAISRVGAGETAFGDRSSEWMLSIDATWSAPEDDDENIAWTRAFWDAASPWSTGQTYFNFPGLLEDGEAEVRSSYGAGLDRLARVKAAYDPDNRFRLNQNIVPAEGLSRVP, from the coding sequence ATGCCCTCTCGCCTCCTCTCCTCCGACGCGGCCGTCTTGCTCGCCGAGCGCGTGCGGGGCGACGTCCTCGGTCCCGACCACCCCGGCTACGACGCGGCGCGCCGCGTCTGGAACGGGATGGTCGACCGCCGCCCGCTGGCCATCACCCGCTGTGCCGACGCCCACGACGTGGCGGCCGCCGTGCGCTTCGCGGTCGAGCACGACCTGCCGCTCGCGGTCCGCGGCGGCGGGCACAACGTCGCGGGGACCGCGGTCTGCGACGACGGCGTCGTCGTGGACCTCTCGCCGATGCGTGATGTGCGCCTCGACACCGCCCGGGGGACCGTCCACGTGGCGGGTGGCGCCACGTGGGGCGACGTCGACGCGGTGACCGCGCCCCAGGGCCTCGCCGCCCCGGGCGGCGTCGTCTCCGAGACCGGCGTGACCGGCCTCGCGCTCAGCGGCGGCGTCTCGCACCAGCGCCGGCGCGACGGGATGACGATCGACAACCTCGTCTCCGCCCAGGTCGTCCTCGCCGACGGCCGCCAGGTCCGCGCAAGCGCCGACGAGCACCCCGAGCTGTTCTGGGCGCTGCGCGGCGGCGGCGGCAACTTCGGGGTCGTCGTCGCGCTGGAGCTGCGGGTGCATCCGCTCGGGCCGGAGGTCTTCGCGCTGAACGTCGCCTACCCGGTGGCCGACGCGCGGCGGGTGCTGCGCGGGTGGCGCGACCTCGTCGCCGGCGCGCCGGACGAGCTGACGACAGCCGGGCTCATCTGGTCGCTGCCCGATGTCGAGGCGCTGCCGGCGGCGCTGCGCGGCGCGCCCTACGTCGGCGTCGCCGGTCTGTGGGCGGGCGACCCGGACGACGGCGAGCGCGTGACGCGCGCGCTGCGCCGGCTCGCCGAGCCGCTCGTCGACCTGAGCGGCGTCGTCCCCTACGCGGAGCTGCAGCGCTCGCTGGACCCGTACTTCCCGGCGGGCCGCCGCTACTACTGGAAGGCGCTGTACCTGTCGACGCTGGCCGACGACGCGGTCGAGCTCACGGTCGGGCGGTCCGAGCAGCGGCCGTCGGCCGACACGCTGGTGATCATCCGCCACTGCGGCGGGGCGATCTCCCGCGTGGGCGCGGGCGAGACGGCGTTCGGCGACCGCTCCTCGGAGTGGATGCTGTCGATCGACGCCACGTGGTCGGCGCCGGAGGACGACGACGAGAACATCGCCTGGACCCGCGCGTTCTGGGATGCGGCGTCGCCGTGGTCGACCGGGCAGACCTACTTCAACTTCCCGGGCCTGCTCGAGGACGGCGAGGCGGAGGTGCGCTCGAGCTACGGCGCGGGCCTCGACCGCCTCGCGCGCGTGAAGGCCGCCTACGACCCGGACAACCGCTTTCGGCTCAACCAGAACATCGTGCCCGCGGAAGGCCTGTCCCGTGTCCCGTGA
- a CDS encoding MFS transporter — protein MSRDLRLLTAATFLSATGDLLALIVLGLAVHDLTGSGFAVAGLVATTLMPAVLLAPLAGRVVDRHESVRVLVLASLAQAAVAVGLAFAVDDLAGLLVLCALLAAGNAVAQPAEFTLVPAVAASGRLAEATGAVEAARYAGFAVGPLLAAVLATAGATPALLVNAVSFVAIAVAAGALRARRPGSVEVPGDGPAAYGGLAGLRVLLDDRVLRVVVGATTGALLVLSATLTVEVFFVKDVVGANDAGYAVVVCGWMAGMVCGATAVAPRVPATLVAGGALVALAVQGGGLALQTTWTILPVAVAGYAVGGVGHGAKNVLVRTLMTVRVPEARHGRAFAAYGAARNAAELVAVAGGGVLVGAVGPRAALVVAGAVPVLAAVAGLARLSRRRRWADARGSAHGPLHAVHAPEHLA, from the coding sequence GTGTCCCGTGACCTGCGCCTGCTGACCGCCGCGACGTTCCTCTCGGCCACGGGCGACCTGCTCGCGCTGATCGTCCTCGGGCTGGCTGTCCACGACCTCACGGGCAGCGGCTTTGCGGTGGCGGGGCTCGTGGCCACGACGCTCATGCCGGCGGTGCTCCTCGCGCCGCTGGCCGGGCGGGTCGTCGACCGCCATGAGAGCGTGCGGGTGCTCGTCCTCGCATCGCTCGCGCAGGCGGCCGTGGCGGTCGGGCTGGCGTTCGCGGTCGACGACCTGGCGGGCCTGCTCGTGCTCTGCGCGCTCCTGGCGGCGGGCAACGCTGTCGCCCAGCCCGCCGAGTTCACGCTCGTGCCGGCCGTCGCCGCGTCAGGCCGGCTGGCGGAGGCGACCGGCGCCGTGGAGGCCGCGCGCTACGCGGGCTTCGCGGTGGGACCGCTGCTGGCGGCCGTGCTGGCGACGGCAGGCGCCACGCCGGCGCTCCTGGTCAACGCGGTGAGCTTCGTGGCGATCGCGGTCGCCGCGGGCGCGCTGCGGGCGCGGCGGCCGGGGTCGGTCGAGGTGCCGGGCGACGGGCCCGCGGCGTACGGGGGCCTCGCCGGGCTGCGCGTCCTGCTCGACGACCGGGTCCTACGCGTCGTCGTGGGCGCGACCACCGGCGCCCTGCTCGTGCTGTCGGCGACGCTGACGGTCGAGGTCTTCTTCGTGAAGGACGTCGTCGGCGCGAACGACGCCGGCTACGCCGTCGTCGTGTGCGGCTGGATGGCCGGGATGGTCTGCGGTGCCACGGCCGTGGCGCCGCGGGTGCCGGCGACGCTCGTGGCCGGCGGAGCGCTCGTCGCGCTGGCCGTCCAGGGGGGCGGCCTGGCGCTGCAGACCACGTGGACGATCCTGCCGGTGGCGGTCGCGGGCTACGCGGTCGGGGGCGTCGGCCACGGCGCGAAGAACGTCCTGGTGCGCACGCTCATGACGGTCCGGGTGCCGGAGGCGCGGCACGGTCGCGCGTTCGCCGCCTACGGCGCGGCGCGCAACGCGGCCGAGCTCGTGGCGGTCGCGGGCGGCGGCGTGCTCGTCGGAGCGGTCGGTCCGCGGGCGGCGCTCGTGGTGGCGGGCGCGGTTCCGGTGCTCGCTGCGGTCGCCGGCCTGGCGCGGCTGTCCCGGCGTCGTCGATGGGCCGATGCGCGAGGATCCGCCCATGGCCCGCTTCATGCTGTTCATGCTCCCGAACATCTCGCCTGA
- a CDS encoding YciI family protein yields the protein MARFMLFMLPNISPEAYAEGPDVEAVEAMARYNQELLDAGVMLAGDGLHPAQDGRRVSLRDGAPVVTDGPFTEAKEVVGGYWIIQARDLDEATDWARRCPMGEGTIEVRQIFDPEDYSEAVQEAARLSHTPPDQTVER from the coding sequence ATGGCCCGCTTCATGCTGTTCATGCTCCCGAACATCTCGCCTGAGGCCTACGCCGAAGGCCCGGACGTCGAGGCCGTCGAGGCGATGGCCCGCTACAACCAGGAGCTCCTCGACGCGGGCGTCATGCTCGCCGGCGACGGCCTGCACCCGGCGCAGGACGGCCGTCGCGTCAGCCTCCGCGACGGCGCCCCGGTCGTCACCGACGGGCCGTTCACCGAGGCCAAGGAGGTCGTCGGCGGCTACTGGATCATCCAGGCCCGCGACCTCGACGAGGCCACCGACTGGGCGCGGCGCTGCCCCATGGGCGAGGGCACCATCGAGGTCCGCCAGATCTTCGACCCCGAGGACTACTCGGAGGCGGTGCAGGAGGCGGCCCGGCTCTCGCACACCCCGCCGGACCAGACCGTCGAGCGCTAG
- a CDS encoding N-acyl homoserine lactonase family protein, translated as MKVHALTTGTVRLKDAFLHARSGWRRQPALFAPGEWSAPHPIHCWAVEHDGRVVLVDTGETRAGSDLPFVRFEVGEDDELPAALARAGLDAAAVDEIVLTHLHGDHMDGLVHLRGRPVHVHAPELAFARSPRGRVQSRLFKQPLPDGVDWQPLELDGGPFGAFAASRPLTPDGRIVVVATPGHTDGHVSVVCVDDDGRHLLLAGDTTDTLDQLHARRPDAVSPKPGVQVATIDRILAHAREHPTVYLPAHDPASAERLAAATTV; from the coding sequence ATGAAGGTCCACGCGCTCACGACCGGGACCGTGCGGCTCAAGGACGCCTTCCTGCACGCCCGGTCCGGCTGGCGGCGCCAACCCGCGCTCTTCGCGCCCGGGGAGTGGTCGGCGCCGCATCCGATCCACTGCTGGGCGGTCGAGCACGACGGCCGGGTCGTCCTCGTCGACACGGGCGAGACGCGCGCGGGGTCCGACCTGCCCTTCGTGCGCTTCGAGGTCGGGGAGGACGACGAGCTCCCGGCGGCGCTCGCGCGGGCCGGGCTGGACGCGGCGGCGGTCGACGAGATCGTCCTGACCCACCTGCACGGCGACCACATGGACGGGCTCGTCCACCTGCGCGGCCGGCCCGTCCACGTGCACGCGCCCGAGCTCGCGTTCGCCCGCAGCCCGCGCGGCCGCGTCCAGAGCCGGCTGTTCAAGCAGCCGCTGCCGGACGGCGTCGACTGGCAGCCCCTCGAGCTCGACGGCGGCCCGTTCGGCGCCTTCGCGGCGAGCCGTCCCCTCACGCCCGACGGCCGCATCGTCGTCGTCGCCACGCCCGGGCACACCGACGGCCACGTGTCGGTCGTCTGCGTCGACGACGACGGCCGCCACCTCCTCCTCGCCGGCGACACGACCGACACCCTGGACCAGCTCCACGCCCGCCGGCCCGACGCCGTCTCGCCGAAGCCCGGCGTCCAGGTCGCGACGATCGACCGCATCCTCGCCCACGCCCGCGAGCACCCGACCGTCTACCTCCCCGCCCACGACCCGGCGTCCGCCGAGCGGCTGGCGGCGGCGACGACGGTCTAG
- a CDS encoding cupin domain-containing protein — protein sequence MAYTTLHAADAFWRPSNQMGVQNTDLAKHLGATTLGARLWRLAPGQASTRHRHARQHELYLVLEGRGRMRVDDDLLTLAPLSAVHVDPGSVRQVFNDTDADALWLVVGAPVEAANTLEMTPEQLAHLYPDGPKALPPELTD from the coding sequence ATGGCCTACACGACGCTCCACGCCGCCGACGCGTTCTGGCGCCCCTCGAACCAGATGGGGGTGCAGAACACCGACCTCGCCAAGCACCTGGGGGCGACGACGCTCGGTGCCCGCCTCTGGCGCCTCGCGCCCGGCCAGGCGTCCACCCGCCACCGCCACGCGCGGCAGCACGAGCTCTACCTCGTCCTGGAGGGCCGTGGCCGGATGCGCGTCGACGACGACCTCCTCACCCTCGCCCCGCTGTCGGCCGTCCACGTCGATCCCGGCAGCGTCCGCCAGGTCTTCAACGACACCGACGCGGACGCGCTGTGGCTCGTCGTCGGCGCGCCGGTCGAGGCCGCCAACACGCTCGAGATGACGCCCGAGCAGCTCGCGCACCTCTACCCCGACGGGCCCAAGGCGCTGCCTCCGGAGCTCACCGACTGA
- a CDS encoding PHB depolymerase family esterase: MRVRTCSWIVGVALALVPAAAHAAESPGPGTLTSGSVTSDGARYDYLRYVPSTYRPGTKAPLLVSVHGCQTTADAEMRSTLWNRVAEREGFVVLYPDVDVVGRLLPGPLNQCWKFFSPTTYARGGGDPDAIAQMTRRVVGELDIDRERVYAVGTSAGGLMTSVLASTYAEMFAAVGLVETAGFLDGPCFTTGIGIPVQLSAQLARAGMGGRARVVPVIGIGGTADLAFPPTCIAKAVEQGLRTSNLVLGASQTGPISLRPATVSHERKPGGRSYTVSRFQDPAGCLVAERWIIDGLAHSWPGGTTDRKYNTDPKAPDGSEAIWPFLRRYTRSTTAMPCAEAPVEPASSPVDVGPAACPPRTVTVTLPRGARVRGVRASVGRTAVRVRRAGRRVRVTLPAGRPGDRTRVVLTVRRAGRAKAQTVRRSFKRC, from the coding sequence TTGCGCGTACGCACGTGTTCGTGGATCGTCGGTGTCGCCCTGGCGCTCGTGCCCGCGGCGGCGCACGCGGCCGAGTCGCCCGGCCCGGGGACGCTCACCTCGGGGTCGGTGACGAGCGACGGCGCGCGCTACGACTACCTCCGGTACGTCCCGTCGACCTACCGGCCCGGCACGAAGGCACCCCTGCTCGTGAGCGTCCACGGGTGCCAGACGACCGCCGACGCGGAGATGCGCTCGACGCTGTGGAACCGCGTGGCCGAGCGCGAGGGGTTCGTCGTCCTGTACCCGGACGTCGACGTCGTCGGCCGCCTGCTGCCGGGGCCGTTGAACCAGTGCTGGAAGTTCTTCTCGCCGACGACCTACGCGCGGGGCGGCGGCGACCCGGACGCGATCGCGCAGATGACGCGGCGGGTGGTGGGCGAGCTCGACATCGACCGCGAGCGCGTGTACGCCGTCGGCACGTCGGCGGGCGGGCTGATGACGTCGGTCCTCGCCTCGACCTACGCGGAGATGTTCGCCGCCGTCGGGCTGGTGGAGACCGCCGGCTTCCTGGACGGGCCGTGCTTCACGACGGGCATCGGCATCCCGGTGCAGCTCAGCGCGCAGCTCGCCCGCGCGGGGATGGGCGGGCGCGCGCGGGTGGTCCCGGTCATCGGCATCGGCGGGACCGCCGACCTCGCCTTCCCCCCGACGTGCATCGCCAAGGCGGTCGAGCAGGGGCTGCGCACGTCGAACCTCGTCCTCGGCGCCTCCCAGACCGGCCCCATCTCGCTGCGGCCGGCGACGGTGAGCCACGAGCGCAAGCCGGGCGGCCGGTCGTACACCGTGAGCCGGTTCCAGGACCCGGCGGGCTGCCTGGTCGCCGAGCGCTGGATCATCGACGGCCTGGCCCACTCGTGGCCGGGCGGGACGACGGACCGCAAGTACAACACCGACCCGAAGGCGCCCGACGGCTCCGAGGCGATCTGGCCGTTCCTGCGGCGCTACACGCGCTCGACCACGGCGATGCCGTGCGCGGAGGCGCCGGTCGAGCCCGCGTCGTCGCCCGTGGACGTGGGCCCCGCGGCCTGTCCGCCGCGCACCGTCACCGTGACCCTGCCGCGCGGCGCGCGGGTGCGAGGCGTGCGGGCCAGCGTCGGCAGGACGGCCGTCCGCGTGCGGCGCGCGGGACGCCGCGTGCGCGTGACGCTGCCGGCCGGCCGGCCCGGCGATCGCACGCGCGTCGTGCTGACCGTCCGGCGCGCGGGGCGCGCGAAGGCCCAGACGGTGCGGCGCAGCTTCAAGCGCTGCTGA
- a CDS encoding alpha/beta fold hydrolase, with amino-acid sequence MPTIDVNGTTLAYDDRGPRDGVPVLLSHSLFFDRRMFTALAERLGEDLRVVAYDHRGQGESAPAPLEELSMDVLTEDAAALIRALGLAPAHVVGNSMGGFVALRLAARHPDLVRTVTALGSSAEEEHQLAAFAPLVEHLQAHGAADVVDTVLHIMFGDTTLAGEPELCAHWREVIAGLPPAIGDAAHQVIHRERIVEELAGTTVPVLAVAGAEDHAYPQPISGRTIAQATGGREVTVAGAGHSVALEQPDEVAGHLARLFAEHLAPAAT; translated from the coding sequence ATGCCGACCATCGACGTCAACGGGACGACCCTCGCCTACGACGACCGCGGACCGCGCGACGGCGTGCCGGTCCTGCTGTCGCACTCGCTCTTCTTCGACCGCCGCATGTTCACGGCGCTGGCCGAGCGCCTGGGCGAGGACCTGCGCGTCGTCGCCTACGACCACCGCGGCCAGGGGGAGAGCGCCCCCGCGCCGCTGGAGGAGCTGTCGATGGACGTCCTGACGGAGGACGCCGCCGCGCTCATCCGCGCGCTCGGGCTCGCGCCGGCGCACGTCGTCGGCAACTCGATGGGCGGGTTCGTCGCGCTGCGCCTGGCGGCGCGCCACCCCGACCTCGTCCGCACCGTCACCGCGCTCGGGTCCTCGGCCGAGGAGGAGCACCAGCTCGCCGCGTTCGCCCCGCTCGTCGAGCACCTGCAGGCCCACGGCGCCGCCGACGTCGTCGACACGGTCCTGCACATCATGTTCGGCGACACCACGCTGGCCGGCGAGCCGGAGCTGTGCGCGCACTGGCGCGAGGTCATCGCCGGCCTGCCGCCCGCCATCGGCGACGCGGCCCACCAGGTCATCCACCGCGAGCGCATCGTGGAGGAGCTCGCCGGCACGACGGTGCCCGTCCTCGCCGTGGCCGGCGCCGAGGACCACGCCTACCCCCAGCCGATCTCCGGGCGCACCATCGCCCAGGCGACGGGCGGCCGCGAGGTCACGGTGGCCGGCGCCGGCCACTCGGTGGCGCTCGAGCAGCCCGACGAGGTCGCCGGGCACCTCGCGCGGCTCTTCGCCGAGCACCTCGCGCCCGCGGCGACGTGA
- a CDS encoding AraC family transcriptional regulator: MTAAASYEVLRTSTLDVPPADRRAVWVDHVRANHGLLDSRFGALHEGFAGGTVRQRAGVHQLVDFWSDGIAYARTAHQIARDPDAVVRLVVPLRGRLAIQVAGETASLAPGDAGLLPEGAPFVLGHGDAARGLVLTLPADALPSTARSRLDLRTGLGAVLDGMLRALVAQRDGLDARAFRTVADQVAELLGHLAARRTATGRHALVEQTFREHVRAHADDPALTGTSAAHALGWSLRQVQVALQHAGTTPREVIRETRLRRAHRRLTDPALAHLGVTEVALLSGFGSVRTFGDAFRERYGAAPSALR, from the coding sequence GTGACCGCCGCCGCCAGCTACGAGGTGCTGCGCACGAGCACCCTCGACGTGCCACCGGCAGACCGGAGGGCCGTCTGGGTCGACCACGTCCGCGCCAACCACGGCCTGCTCGACTCGCGCTTCGGCGCCCTCCACGAGGGCTTCGCCGGTGGGACCGTCCGCCAGCGTGCCGGCGTGCACCAGCTCGTCGACTTCTGGTCGGACGGCATCGCCTACGCGCGCACGGCGCACCAGATCGCGCGCGATCCCGACGCGGTCGTGCGCCTCGTCGTGCCGCTGCGCGGCCGCCTCGCCATCCAGGTGGCCGGCGAGACGGCGTCGCTGGCCCCGGGTGACGCGGGCCTGCTGCCCGAGGGGGCGCCGTTCGTCCTGGGCCACGGCGACGCGGCGCGCGGGCTCGTGCTCACGCTCCCGGCCGACGCCCTGCCCTCGACCGCCCGGTCGAGGCTGGACCTGCGCACGGGGCTCGGCGCGGTCCTCGACGGCATGCTGCGGGCGCTCGTGGCCCAGCGCGACGGGCTCGACGCGCGCGCCTTCCGCACGGTCGCCGACCAGGTCGCCGAGCTCCTCGGCCACCTCGCGGCGCGTCGCACGGCGACCGGCCGCCACGCGCTGGTCGAGCAGACGTTCCGCGAGCACGTGCGCGCCCACGCCGACGACCCCGCGCTGACCGGGACCTCCGCGGCGCACGCGCTCGGGTGGTCGCTGCGCCAGGTCCAGGTCGCCCTGCAGCACGCCGGCACCACGCCGCGGGAGGTCATCCGCGAGACGCGCCTGCGCCGCGCGCACCGCCGCCTGACCGACCCCGCGCTGGCGCACCTGGGCGTGACCGAGGTCGCGCTGCTCAGCGGCTTCGGCTCCGTGCGGACGTTCGGCGACGCGTTCCGCGAGCGCTACGGCGCCGCGCCCAGTGCGCTGCGCTGA